The following nucleotide sequence is from Bacteroidota bacterium.
ATTCGCTTTCTGCATTTGATCAGGCCGTGTCATTATGTGGTACTTCACTGGTATATCCGGAGCTGGCAAAGGCTTTTGGTGTAGTGGATGTCGAGCTCTTTTTTGAGGTGTCGCAGTACGTGGCAGGCGGCAATAGCGCCGGCTTGTTACAATTGGTAGACCGCATTATTCGGCAGGGATATGACCTGCAAGAATTCCTTATCGGGTTGTCTGCACACCTGCGCAACTTACTTGTTGCACATACCACGGGCCAGACCGGTCTGATTGAAGCAGCTGAAGCCGTAAAAGCGCAATATGCCGAAGAAAGCAAACGGCATACTGAACCAGATTTGCTGCGTTTGCTGATGGTTGTTGCTGATGGTGAAGACAAACTCAAAACGAGTGCACAGCCCCGGTTGCAACTGGAACTGACCCTCCTGAAAATGGCTGCGATGGCGCACGCTGTTGACCTTAAACAAGCCCTTGCTCGCCTCGACCAACTGGGGGGCGCGACAGGCGGTAAAGGTGGGCCATCTGCTGGTGATAGTTCTGCAGCAGGGAAGGCATCAGGTGGCACTACGCCTGGCGGCACAAATTCTGGCGGTGGCGCACCCCAAGGAGGTGCAATTCCTGTACAAACACAGCCAGCGCAGTCCGTTGTAGCCAAAATGGTTGTATCAGATGCACCGCAACAGGGCAATACTGCGCAGTCTGCTACTGTGCAACCTGCCTTAGCGCAACCTGCTGTACCGCAACCTGCGCCAACGGCACAAGCTACACCGCCTAAAACCGAAGCACCTGCTGTTGTGCCGCTCGCAGCGATGCCGCCGGCACCTGCACTACAACCAAAAACTGAGGTGCCTGCGCCGGCTGCTGAGCCGCTTGCAGCGATGCCACCAGCACCACAGCCCGCGCCGGCAGATCCGGTGTCTGAGTTGGCTATGTTGCCGGCAGAGCATCCCATTAATGCGCCGTCGCCAGGCATGCTGCCTGTAGAAGAAGCACAACTGGCAAAACCAGTGATTGCAACGCCTGTGGCCCTGCCTGCACCGTCATCTGCGCCTGAGGTTGCTATTGAAGTGCCGACCGTATCACCTTCAAAGCCAGTGCCGGCTGCATCCGGACAATCAAATAACTACCTCGGCCTGTTTGGCGCGCCGGCCCTCAGAAAAGTACAGCAATCAGATGTGCCGGTACCCATCGCTGCGTCTGACGATTCGCCTGTGCTGTCTGATAGCGCGCCTTCAAGCGAACTCGCGGAAATAACCGCGCACTGGGATGCGTTTCTCAAACATATTCAGGGAGAGCGCATCCATGTAAGCGCGCTCTTACAGCACACCCGCCCAATTCAGTTGCAGGAGGAAACTCTTGTTCTTTCTGTGCCTGACGACTTTCATAAACGCATGTTGTCGAATCAGCAAGAGTTCTTGCTGGATACCCTGTGTAATTTTGTGATGGTACCTGTGGAGCGGTTGGGGTTTGTCATTGATATGATGGAATCTGAAGAGTTGCTGCAGCAGGAAACCGCATCAGAAATTGATCCGTACGAATACATGCAAAAAAAGCGTAATGAAAGTCCCATCATTCGCGCCTTGTTTGATGAATTTGGCGGCGAAATGGTGTGGTAACCAATTCACTGGAGATATATTATGTCTGATGAAATGAATATGGCCGATATGTTCGGCAAGATGATGGATATGCAGAAGAAGATGACCGAAGCCCAGGAAGCGCTCGGCGACAAATCGGTTACTTCTGAAGCGGGAGGGGGCATGGTTAAAGTCACGGTAAACGGGCTCCAGCGTATCACCTCAATCAAAATTGAGCCGGAAGTCATCGATGCTTCTGATAAAGAGTTGCTGGAAGATCTGATTATCGCCGGCGTCAACAAAGCACTCGATGAGGCAGCGCACCTCGCCAAAGGTGAAATGTCTAAAGCCGCCGGCAGCATGTTGCCACCCGGATTCGACTTGGGCTCGATGGGTCTCTAAACAGCACAGCAAAAATAAATATATGGGTGTGACAGATTGATGGCATAGTGATGCCGTAGTTTGTTCACCCTTTTTTCCTGTTAACCACTCCATCACACCTATGCAGTTTACTTCAGAAGCCGTCGAAGTGTTGGTGGAGCAATTTACCAAGTTGCCAACCATCGGTCGAAAGACGGCGCACAGGCTCGTAGCATACGTGCTCAAAATGCCCCGTGAAGAGGTCGTTGAGTTTGCGAAAGCCCTGGTCGCCGTCAAGGACAAGGTCAAACAGTGTACGGTGTGTTACAACGTCACTGATACGGAACTCTGCCCAATTTGCCAGTCGCATAAAAGAGACAAAACCCAGATCTGTGTTGTTGAAGAACCCAATGATGTAATTGCCATCGAGCGCACCAATGAGTACGGTGGCGTATATCACGTATTGGGTGGCGTAATTTCTCCGCTGGATGGTATCGGGCCAGAAGATTTGCGGGTGCGAGAACTCGTTGCGCGATTACAACACTTACCTGCTGAGCCAGATGCGCTACAGGCGCCCGATGAAGAGGGGGAGGCCCCTGTGCAGGAAGTTATCCTCGCAATGAATCCCAATGTTGAAGGAGATACCACCGCCTATTATCTCTCTCAGCTCCTGAAACCCTTTAACGTTAAAATCACACGAATCGCGCGGGGGCTGCCCATTGGTGGCGACCTTGAATATGCAGATGAAGCGACGCTTTCAAGAGCCATTGAAGGCCGCGTTTCACTCTGATGCTTACCGCAATGATCGCTGTAATGTTGGCCCCTAAACACGCATAACCTATGCTGAGTAGACGCGCAACGCTTCTGCTTTTTGTACCCATTTTACTTCTCCTGCTCGGGTATGTCCTTTACCCAAGCCTGCGAACCTTTGTCCTGGGTGCAGATGTCGAGAATTATAGCAAAATGTTTGCCTCCTGGCGGGCGGCCAATGTGCGGGCATTGATTAATTCTGTTGGCATTTCGCTGGCAACGGTTCTAGGCGGCGGCTTGCTTGGCACATCGTTGGCCTATTTCTTCTACCGGTACGACTTCCCGCTGCGCAAAACCCTTATGTCGATTGCAGCATTGCCCCTTGCTTTGCCGCCGTTGGTTGGTGTGCTTGCCTTTCTGTTTCTGTATGGAGAGAGTGGGATTTTGCCAAGGGGATTAAAAATGCTATTCGGCCTTGAGGAAGTCCCGTTTGCGTTTGAAGGGTTGTGGGCGGTTTTGTTTGTACACATCTACACCATGTATGTGTATTTCTATCTGTTTGTGACGGCCGCATTGCGTGGCATTGACGGAAGTTTACTGGAAGCATCAGCCGGCCTCGGGGCTGGCGCATGGACCACGTTTTGGCGCGTAATTGCACCCCTGTTGCGCCCGGCGCTCATTAGTGCGGCGCTGCTGGTATTCATGATTTCTATGGCGTCCTTTACCGCGCCACTGCTGTTTGCCGGCACGGAGAATTTCATGACGTTGCAGA
It contains:
- the dnaX gene encoding DNA polymerase III subunit gamma/tau — encoded protein: MSDQRYLVTARKYRPQRFEEIVAQGHVSETLKNAITLDRLAHAYLFSGPRGVGKTTAARILAKAINCTAPLTDRDGGEPCRVCESCKTFEEGRSLNIIEIDAASNNRVEDIRDLRDTVMIPPQGSRKKVYIIDEVHMLSNAAFNALLKTLEEPPPYALFIFATTEPNKVLPTILSRCQRFDFRRIAVPEIVSHLEAICKTEQIQADEASLMLIAHKGDGALRDSLSAFDQAVSLCGTSLVYPELAKAFGVVDVELFFEVSQYVAGGNSAGLLQLVDRIIRQGYDLQEFLIGLSAHLRNLLVAHTTGQTGLIEAAEAVKAQYAEESKRHTEPDLLRLLMVVADGEDKLKTSAQPRLQLELTLLKMAAMAHAVDLKQALARLDQLGGATGGKGGPSAGDSSAAGKASGGTTPGGTNSGGGAPQGGAIPVQTQPAQSVVAKMVVSDAPQQGNTAQSATVQPALAQPAVPQPAPTAQATPPKTEAPAVVPLAAMPPAPALQPKTEVPAPAAEPLAAMPPAPQPAPADPVSELAMLPAEHPINAPSPGMLPVEEAQLAKPVIATPVALPAPSSAPEVAIEVPTVSPSKPVPAASGQSNNYLGLFGAPALRKVQQSDVPVPIAASDDSPVLSDSAPSSELAEITAHWDAFLKHIQGERIHVSALLQHTRPIQLQEETLVLSVPDDFHKRMLSNQQEFLLDTLCNFVMVPVERLGFVIDMMESEELLQQETASEIDPYEYMQKKRNESPIIRALFDEFGGEMVW
- a CDS encoding YbaB/EbfC family nucleoid-associated protein, which gives rise to MSDEMNMADMFGKMMDMQKKMTEAQEALGDKSVTSEAGGGMVKVTVNGLQRITSIKIEPEVIDASDKELLEDLIIAGVNKALDEAAHLAKGEMSKAAGSMLPPGFDLGSMGL
- the recR gene encoding recombination mediator RecR, with the translated sequence MQFTSEAVEVLVEQFTKLPTIGRKTAHRLVAYVLKMPREEVVEFAKALVAVKDKVKQCTVCYNVTDTELCPICQSHKRDKTQICVVEEPNDVIAIERTNEYGGVYHVLGGVISPLDGIGPEDLRVRELVARLQHLPAEPDALQAPDEEGEAPVQEVILAMNPNVEGDTTAYYLSQLLKPFNVKITRIARGLPIGGDLEYADEATLSRAIEGRVSL